The Algoriphagus sp. TR-M9 genome has a window encoding:
- a CDS encoding glycerophosphodiester phosphodiesterase family protein, with product MIPIRSIRLALLAPLIFFIHVAAFSQVNQIRDKLLNTDELLIVAHRAAHQNYPENSLEAIEEAIALGVDMVEIDVRVSSDGIVYLMHDQTIDRTTTGTGDIEKLSSSDLKNVRLLFERVDSGIAIPTLEEALRLTKGRIMVDLDLKTDKIEEVMEVVREMDMLDEVLFFDSDWSILRKIKAAMPEAYLMPRLYKTNQIRKAYRKLDPVVVHIDPGFNTRETMQKANKYDVRTWINSLGELDKELQLNPNSSQKTELLENGASMVQTDWPELWVNYRNSGKTKSL from the coding sequence ATGATTCCTATTAGATCAATTCGCTTAGCACTGTTAGCACCCCTTATTTTTTTCATCCATGTAGCAGCGTTTTCCCAGGTAAATCAGATTCGGGATAAGCTCTTGAATACGGATGAATTGCTGATTGTAGCCCACCGCGCTGCGCATCAAAATTATCCTGAAAACAGTCTTGAGGCAATTGAAGAAGCAATAGCTCTTGGAGTGGATATGGTAGAAATAGATGTTAGGGTAAGCAGTGACGGAATAGTATATCTGATGCATGATCAGACCATTGACCGCACCACTACCGGAACAGGTGATATAGAAAAATTGAGCAGTTCAGACTTGAAAAATGTAAGACTATTGTTTGAAAGGGTGGACTCAGGAATCGCTATTCCAACTCTGGAGGAAGCATTGAGGCTGACTAAAGGTAGGATTATGGTGGATCTGGACTTGAAGACAGACAAGATAGAGGAAGTGATGGAGGTTGTCAGGGAAATGGATATGCTGGATGAGGTTTTGTTTTTTGATTCAGACTGGTCAATCCTTCGCAAAATCAAAGCAGCAATGCCTGAGGCCTACCTCATGCCCAGGCTATATAAAACAAATCAAATTCGAAAGGCATATAGAAAACTGGATCCTGTGGTGGTGCATATAGATCCGGGTTTCAATACCCGGGAAACCATGCAGAAGGCTAATAAGTATGATGTTAGAACCTGGATCAATTCTTTGGGTGAGTTGGATAAGGAACTTCAGCTTAATCCCAATTCATCCCAGAAAACCGAGCTCTTAGAAAATGGGGCATCCATGGTGCAGACGGATTGGCCAGAGCTTTGGGTCAATTATAGAAATTCGGGTAAAACAAAAAGTCTTTAG
- a CDS encoding purple acid phosphatase family protein translates to MRVLKLLKKSVIVLVLASPILAFSQENQVVEANSYLLPSPKPDRIILNLSENPLQEIHVNWRTDTTLKVSHLEFARATGGPEFREKTELIKAETQALISQQDEEPTIHANYHQVKLKGLDPGSSYVYRVGEGEFWSEWFQFSIPEDDGEVNFLYFGDVQNEVVSMFSRVIRGALTNLPKMDFTVYAGDLVNHESADFEWGGWFEAGQWIHASIPSMMTPGNHEFSKNPATLTPHWNAQFNLPTNGPKGLEETTYEVNFPELKIISLDGEQIDESPSYRKAQIDWLRTVLTQNPRKWTVVTFHYPVYATHPNRYHDKMIDYIRPVLQEFNVDLAIQGHDHAYARGQAMDDGNSLDTEKGTVYVVSVAGPKMYELKAEEWMVRKAYGTQTYQWVQVKGEVLSFKTYTALGELYDSFEIHKNAKGENSIVNHLPNIPERLQTN, encoded by the coding sequence ATGCGTGTTTTAAAACTATTGAAGAAGAGCGTTATAGTATTGGTTTTAGCTTCTCCTATTCTGGCTTTTTCACAAGAAAATCAGGTTGTTGAAGCTAATTCATATCTATTGCCCAGCCCCAAGCCGGATAGGATTATTCTGAATTTGTCAGAAAACCCCTTGCAGGAAATCCATGTAAACTGGAGAACAGATACTACACTTAAGGTATCCCACCTGGAATTTGCCAGGGCTACAGGCGGTCCTGAGTTTCGTGAAAAGACCGAGTTGATTAAGGCAGAAACCCAAGCACTGATTTCCCAGCAGGATGAGGAGCCTACCATACATGCGAATTACCATCAAGTGAAACTAAAAGGACTAGATCCTGGGAGCAGCTATGTTTATAGGGTAGGTGAGGGAGAATTTTGGAGCGAATGGTTTCAGTTTTCTATCCCAGAGGATGACGGGGAAGTGAATTTCCTGTATTTCGGAGATGTGCAAAATGAGGTGGTCTCCATGTTTAGCAGGGTAATTCGTGGAGCCTTGACCAACTTGCCAAAAATGGATTTTACAGTTTATGCAGGGGATCTGGTCAATCATGAAAGTGCGGACTTCGAATGGGGTGGTTGGTTTGAGGCAGGACAATGGATACATGCTTCTATTCCCTCTATGATGACCCCGGGAAACCATGAATTTTCTAAAAATCCAGCTACACTTACTCCTCATTGGAACGCTCAGTTTAACCTACCCACTAACGGTCCTAAAGGACTGGAAGAAACCACCTATGAGGTGAATTTCCCGGAGCTTAAAATTATATCCCTGGATGGGGAACAGATCGATGAATCCCCAAGCTATAGAAAGGCCCAAATAGACTGGCTCAGGACTGTGTTGACCCAAAACCCGCGTAAGTGGACAGTGGTTACTTTTCATTATCCTGTCTATGCCACTCACCCAAATCGATATCACGATAAAATGATTGATTATATACGTCCCGTTTTGCAGGAGTTTAATGTGGATCTGGCGATTCAGGGACATGATCATGCCTATGCCAGAGGACAGGCTATGGATGACGGGAATAGCCTAGATACTGAAAAAGGCACGGTGTACGTGGTGTCCGTGGCCGGTCCGAAAATGTATGAGCTGAAAGCGGAGGAGTGGATGGTGCGTAAGGCCTATGGTACACAAACCTACCAGTGGGTGCAGGTGAAGGGTGAGGTGCTCAGCTTTAAAACCTACACTGCGCTAGGAGAGCTATACGATAGCTTTGAGATTCATAAGAATGCTAAAGGTGAAAATTCTATCGTCAATCACCTACCCAATATTCCAGAAAGACTTCAGACCAATTGA
- a CDS encoding SusD/RagB family nutrient-binding outer membrane lipoprotein encodes MKYIAKLYKGFVMALVCCLGFTACDDKLDEMNVNPYGIDPAEVNPNLLMPSILASAAQSYASLGVNDMAGAMQHTQKNGWYDEHNNYSWEGKSWTGWYNILRDNNLLYERAVELDNAFFQGVSLTMKSFVFGNITDLWGDAPYTDALQGNLSATEYQFPKFDSQEVIYDGVIADLQAAVTLFNTASNESVVAANDLYFGGNAMSWKRFANSLLLRYYMRISEKKPDVAKAGIEGIYASGEYIQNVNQDAVLDYTGGASDIWITRHIALNPDDFQRYQACQTFIDQLMGTNDPRLSVWFAPVRVKWEADESLEVAAEDFIRNDGEPLGVITYPFDDFVNDYPNEDFTRRYNPTMVSYNDAEYVGLPPSLMVPESYNGNPSPGQGTQNQHVSQLADIYQSAGSAGDILKARLISSAEVSFIFAEAAWKGWNVGAAEDHYYAGIEKSLTTWERAGDFEAFVAQEEIVFDNTLEQIMEQKWVASWTTATEAFADYRRTGYPMLVTGPQSPQPKVALRFQYGDDEYNNNGESINAALERLELTDYSGSFGKDSQWSKSWLYQGTNSPW; translated from the coding sequence ATGAAATATATAGCTAAACTTTATAAGGGATTTGTGATGGCCTTGGTTTGCTGCCTAGGGTTCACGGCCTGCGATGACAAGCTTGATGAAATGAATGTCAACCCTTATGGCATAGATCCCGCGGAGGTTAACCCTAACTTACTAATGCCTTCCATCCTGGCTTCTGCTGCGCAAAGCTATGCCAGCCTTGGCGTAAATGATATGGCCGGAGCCATGCAGCATACCCAGAAAAATGGCTGGTATGATGAACACAATAACTACAGCTGGGAAGGTAAAAGCTGGACAGGCTGGTACAATATCCTTCGGGACAATAATTTGCTGTATGAAAGAGCAGTAGAACTTGATAATGCATTCTTTCAAGGAGTGTCCTTGACCATGAAATCTTTTGTTTTTGGAAATATCACTGACCTCTGGGGAGATGCCCCCTATACCGATGCGCTTCAGGGTAACCTTTCGGCTACAGAATATCAGTTTCCTAAATTTGATAGTCAGGAAGTGATCTATGATGGAGTCATTGCCGATCTGCAGGCAGCAGTTACTCTTTTTAATACTGCAAGTAATGAATCGGTGGTAGCTGCAAATGACCTCTATTTTGGCGGAAACGCGATGAGCTGGAAACGCTTTGCCAATTCACTCTTGCTGAGGTACTACATGAGGATTTCTGAGAAAAAACCTGATGTGGCTAAAGCGGGAATAGAGGGAATCTATGCTTCAGGAGAATACATTCAAAATGTCAACCAAGATGCTGTATTGGACTATACAGGGGGAGCCAGTGATATTTGGATTACCCGGCACATAGCCTTGAACCCAGATGATTTTCAGAGATATCAGGCTTGCCAGACCTTTATAGACCAGCTGATGGGGACCAATGATCCCAGGCTTTCAGTTTGGTTTGCGCCGGTACGGGTGAAGTGGGAGGCAGACGAATCTTTGGAAGTGGCCGCTGAGGATTTCATCCGAAACGATGGGGAACCTTTGGGCGTGATTACTTATCCATTCGATGACTTTGTCAATGATTACCCTAACGAGGACTTTACCAGAAGGTATAACCCGACTATGGTAAGTTATAATGATGCAGAATATGTAGGCCTGCCTCCATCCCTCATGGTACCTGAATCCTATAATGGCAATCCATCTCCTGGGCAGGGTACCCAGAATCAGCATGTAAGCCAATTGGCGGATATTTACCAGTCTGCGGGTTCTGCAGGAGATATTCTAAAGGCTAGACTGATTTCCTCTGCGGAGGTAAGCTTCATTTTTGCGGAGGCAGCCTGGAAGGGCTGGAATGTAGGAGCTGCGGAGGATCATTATTATGCAGGTATAGAAAAATCACTGACTACCTGGGAAAGGGCTGGAGATTTTGAGGCCTTTGTCGCACAGGAGGAAATTGTTTTTGACAATACTTTGGAACAGATCATGGAGCAAAAGTGGGTAGCAAGCTGGACTACAGCTACCGAGGCTTTTGCGGATTACCGTAGGACCGGATATCCTATGTTGGTGACCGGACCACAGTCTCCCCAGCCAAAAGTGGCCCTAAGATTTCAATATGGGGATGATGAGTATAACAATAATGGGGAGAGCATCAATGCAGCACTGGAAAGATTAGAGTTGACTGATTATTCAGGCAGCTTCGGAAAAGACAGCCAGTGGTCCAAGTCCTGGCTTTATCAGGGCACCAATTCTCCTTGGTAA
- a CDS encoding FecR family protein, with protein sequence MEYQNKIDAFYKGELSQQEAEEFLEFLESKEAEEYFSGDLIQIWISRLKDEEYKWDSQKVWERIKASKLKDAEPYFAENTRTKKLWNANWIRAAVVVFILGLTSVFYFQTQKVESPQTPAIAEVEFITNSNPKGQKTKVMLEDGSQVYLNSQSSITYAKDFKTNRYIRLEGEAFFEVAEDKEHPFEVEANGIVTTALGTSFNITTFQKDEQVAVTLLTGKVKLQQQGKNEYLELHPGEESLLSQNKSKMHKYKVSAQDRILWTKGILKFEEASFGEMVEVLERWYAVDIQVSGNPNSLKASGVFDNQESLRNVLNVMSETLEFDFEIEDQVITIKYN encoded by the coding sequence ATGGAGTATCAAAATAAAATCGATGCCTTTTATAAAGGAGAACTTTCTCAGCAAGAAGCCGAAGAGTTTTTAGAGTTTCTGGAAAGTAAAGAAGCTGAAGAATATTTCTCCGGAGATCTAATTCAAATCTGGATTTCCAGATTGAAAGATGAGGAATACAAATGGGACAGCCAGAAGGTATGGGAAAGGATCAAAGCTAGTAAGCTAAAGGATGCTGAGCCATATTTTGCAGAAAATACAAGAACAAAGAAACTCTGGAATGCCAACTGGATAAGGGCAGCCGTGGTAGTATTTATTTTAGGCCTTACTTCGGTTTTTTACTTTCAGACCCAAAAAGTTGAATCGCCGCAAACACCTGCGATAGCCGAAGTAGAGTTTATCACAAACTCTAATCCTAAAGGACAGAAAACTAAAGTGATGCTTGAGGATGGATCTCAGGTTTACCTGAACTCCCAGAGTAGCATTACTTATGCGAAGGATTTCAAGACCAACCGATATATCCGACTTGAAGGCGAGGCTTTTTTTGAAGTAGCTGAGGATAAGGAGCACCCCTTTGAAGTGGAGGCTAACGGAATAGTCACCACAGCGCTAGGCACCTCTTTTAACATCACCACATTCCAAAAAGATGAACAGGTAGCGGTGACCCTGCTTACCGGGAAGGTGAAACTTCAGCAGCAAGGGAAAAATGAGTACCTGGAACTTCATCCGGGGGAAGAGTCTCTGCTCTCCCAGAACAAATCAAAAATGCATAAATATAAAGTCAGTGCACAGGACAGAATCCTATGGACTAAAGGCATTTTGAAGTTTGAGGAAGCATCCTTCGGCGAAATGGTGGAGGTGCTTGAACGCTGGTATGCTGTGGATATCCAGGTGTCTGGAAACCCAAATTCACTAAAAGCCTCTGGTGTGTTTGATAATCAGGAGTCGCTCCGTAATGTGCTCAATGTTATGAGTGAAACTCTGGAGTTTGACTTTGAAATAGAAGATCAAGTGATAACCATAAAATACAACTAG
- a CDS encoding SusC/RagA family TonB-linked outer membrane protein, protein MKHFSKTKTNNVLRDVPLILGMLIIPLFGLSAKTSPLPILMEDALQAQQVRGKIVSTEDGSPLPGVTVLEKGTSNGTVTEIDGTYSLNVGGPNSVLVFSFVGFDSQEVTVGNQSTINISMAETATDMSEVVVTALGIKRDQRSLGYDVSNVDGEELTQVSQENVLSSLSGRMPGVTINQTSGPGSSMSMVIRGATSLTTDNQPLFVVDGVPMSNGLNNIRQNGDGNQVDYGNAISDINPDDIESISVLKGPSAAALYGTRAGNGVVIITTKSGKAGKTMGISFSTSNVFERPTRLLDFHYKYANGNRNGVFNEGSAYWGGPDLDAGNTAIQWNSPLDENGDPIPTELISYPNAMKDFMQTGITSTNNIAVDGGSEQTTYRISYSNMLHKGMIPNSDLFRNSYSTSLSHKITPKLTFTSNFNYTNSKSNDRPSTGDRRANPLEAVYASPYVDYEMMRDIWVPGQEGIQQIRTAAGDNPYFIAYGIENAFVRDRIYGNVSLDYQFSESFNFRVRYSLDRSDEDLETKIPFSYSRMARGGYYTSDILTQESNADFLASWNDDFGNLDINASLGGNIMNRFGKSTNVGVGGDRNNGLVIPGIYNVQNIPADNRSMSNSYFEKGIYSIYGLASFGYADQLYLDITARNDWSSTLPADNRSYFYPSASVSWLANYTLGLSEKIDMLKLRFGWAQVGNDTGPYNLLPNLSTGVYNSINTASMPSGLLNPDLKPEEATSYEGGVDLNMYGNRLRFSATLYQIDNRNQIFSVNLPSSSGYSGRLINAGLIRSKGVELSLGGTIISKGDFTWDVDMNWSRNRTSVIELADGLDRITLWGENGGGAITFVGEEIGNMYSSSYAEVKDPNSPYYRWPVLSNSGGWQELSGTENLKKVGNFNPDFQMGMQTTLTIKNFVIGASLDWRQGGEFMSFTYRYGESDWKSQRQIDNLIPGGLYSTDELIAMMKADPDRYIIPSAGNYPRVGGYTEATGGYYVDENGNDGAFVPGVIQTAGADTPDDYSDDVYVEHLGGEGTNIYPITNTFPWDFNEQVTFDASFIKLRELSIGYRIPSIGKFRNATFSIYTRNLMLWTKADIGVDPERAFWASSGTQGNTSSQFRQGIERQNVMPWSFPLGFKLNFNL, encoded by the coding sequence ATGAAACACTTTTCCAAAACCAAAACCAACAATGTATTAAGGGATGTTCCCTTGATCTTGGGAATGCTGATAATCCCGCTCTTCGGGCTTTCAGCCAAGACATCGCCACTCCCAATCCTAATGGAAGATGCCCTTCAGGCCCAGCAGGTGAGAGGGAAAATAGTATCAACAGAAGACGGATCCCCACTTCCAGGTGTTACCGTACTGGAGAAAGGGACCTCTAATGGCACGGTAACTGAAATAGACGGTACCTACTCCCTCAATGTGGGCGGGCCTAACTCAGTTTTGGTATTCTCCTTTGTGGGATTCGATTCCCAGGAGGTCACAGTTGGAAATCAATCTACCATAAATATCTCCATGGCTGAGACTGCCACGGATATGTCTGAAGTGGTGGTTACTGCGCTAGGGATCAAGCGGGATCAGCGCTCCTTGGGCTATGACGTGTCCAATGTAGATGGGGAAGAGCTGACTCAGGTCTCTCAGGAAAATGTACTCAGTTCCCTTTCCGGAAGAATGCCCGGAGTGACTATCAACCAAACCTCAGGTCCTGGATCTTCTATGAGCATGGTCATTCGGGGAGCCACCTCCCTGACCACGGATAACCAACCCTTGTTTGTAGTGGATGGGGTGCCCATGTCCAATGGCCTGAATAATATCAGACAAAACGGGGATGGTAACCAGGTGGATTATGGAAATGCCATCTCGGATATCAATCCGGATGACATTGAAAGTATCTCAGTGCTGAAAGGCCCAAGTGCCGCGGCACTATACGGAACCAGGGCTGGAAATGGCGTGGTAATCATTACCACCAAATCCGGTAAAGCTGGCAAGACCATGGGTATTTCTTTCTCTACAAGTAATGTGTTTGAAAGACCAACCCGTTTACTGGATTTCCATTATAAGTATGCCAATGGTAATAGAAACGGAGTATTTAACGAAGGCTCCGCTTACTGGGGCGGACCAGATCTGGATGCTGGTAATACCGCCATTCAGTGGAATAGCCCCTTGGATGAAAATGGAGATCCCATTCCTACAGAATTGATATCCTATCCCAATGCGATGAAGGATTTCATGCAGACCGGGATCACTTCTACCAATAATATCGCCGTGGACGGAGGCTCTGAACAGACCACCTATAGAATATCCTATTCCAATATGCTGCATAAAGGGATGATTCCTAACTCTGATCTATTCAGAAATAGTTATTCTACCTCATTAAGTCATAAAATCACCCCAAAGCTGACTTTTACTTCCAACTTCAATTACACCAATAGCAAGTCCAATGACCGTCCAAGTACCGGTGATAGAAGAGCCAACCCGCTGGAAGCAGTTTATGCCTCTCCTTATGTGGATTATGAAATGATGAGAGATATCTGGGTGCCGGGACAGGAAGGTATCCAACAAATCAGAACTGCAGCAGGAGACAATCCCTACTTTATCGCTTATGGCATAGAGAACGCCTTTGTCAGAGATAGAATCTATGGAAATGTATCCTTGGATTACCAGTTTTCAGAATCCTTCAATTTCAGAGTAAGGTATTCCTTGGATAGATCTGATGAGGATCTGGAAACCAAAATTCCCTTTAGCTACAGCAGAATGGCCAGAGGTGGGTACTACACTTCAGATATTTTGACCCAAGAATCCAATGCAGACTTCCTTGCATCCTGGAATGATGATTTTGGAAACTTGGATATCAATGCCTCCTTGGGAGGAAATATCATGAACCGCTTCGGTAAAAGCACCAATGTGGGAGTAGGAGGAGATAGAAACAATGGACTGGTAATCCCGGGGATCTACAATGTGCAGAACATCCCGGCAGACAACCGCTCCATGAGCAATTCCTACTTTGAAAAAGGAATCTATTCCATTTATGGATTGGCCTCCTTTGGTTATGCGGATCAGTTGTACTTGGATATTACCGCTAGAAACGATTGGTCTTCTACCTTGCCGGCGGATAACAGATCCTATTTTTATCCTTCTGCTTCGGTGAGCTGGCTGGCAAATTATACTCTTGGCCTGAGTGAAAAAATAGATATGCTGAAGCTTAGGTTTGGCTGGGCACAGGTAGGTAATGATACAGGGCCGTACAATTTATTGCCAAATCTATCTACCGGAGTGTACAATTCCATCAATACTGCAAGCATGCCTTCCGGACTGCTAAATCCGGATTTGAAACCTGAGGAGGCAACCTCTTACGAAGGAGGAGTGGATTTGAATATGTATGGCAATAGATTGCGATTCTCAGCGACACTTTATCAGATTGACAACAGAAACCAGATTTTTTCTGTCAACCTCCCTTCCTCCTCGGGGTATTCAGGGCGCTTGATCAATGCAGGTCTGATCCGAAGTAAAGGAGTGGAACTCTCCTTAGGTGGTACCATTATCAGCAAGGGAGACTTCACTTGGGATGTGGACATGAACTGGAGTAGAAACAGAACCTCCGTCATTGAACTGGCTGATGGACTGGATAGAATTACCCTCTGGGGGGAAAATGGTGGAGGAGCTATCACCTTTGTAGGAGAAGAAATAGGGAATATGTATAGCAGTAGCTATGCTGAGGTAAAGGATCCGAATTCCCCATATTACAGATGGCCAGTGCTATCGAATTCAGGTGGATGGCAGGAACTTTCAGGCACAGAAAACCTGAAGAAAGTGGGGAATTTCAATCCTGACTTCCAAATGGGCATGCAAACTACCTTGACCATTAAAAACTTTGTGATAGGAGCAAGTCTGGACTGGAGACAGGGTGGTGAGTTTATGTCATTTACCTACAGATATGGGGAGTCTGACTGGAAATCCCAGCGCCAAATTGACAATTTGATCCCAGGCGGTCTTTACTCCACCGATGAGTTAATTGCGATGATGAAGGCTGACCCAGATAGGTACATTATCCCTTCAGCCGGAAATTATCCAAGAGTAGGTGGCTATACTGAAGCTACAGGTGGCTATTATGTAGATGAAAATGGGAATGATGGTGCTTTTGTGCCAGGAGTGATACAAACTGCAGGAGCGGATACCCCTGATGACTATAGTGATGATGTTTACGTGGAACATCTGGGCGGGGAAGGCACCAATATTTATCCGATCACTAATACCTTCCCTTGGGACTTTAATGAGCAGGTTACTTTTGACGCCTCCTTTATCAAATTAAGAGAGTTGAGCATAGGTTATAGAATCCCAAGCATCGGAAAATTCAGAAATGCGACTTTCTCCATTTATACCAGAAATCTGATGCTTTGGACCAAAGCTGACATAGGGGTAGATCCGGAAAGAGCCTTCTGGGCTAGCTCAGGAACACAGGGTAATACTTCATCCCAGTTCCGTCAGGGCATAGAACGGCAGAATGTGATGCCGTGGAGCTTTCCTCTAGGCTTCAAATTGAATTTTAATCTATAA
- a CDS encoding RNA polymerase sigma factor: protein MEKADQLSLQALVREISQGNEHSFERLYQIFSKKVYHTSRKMKLNHEEAEEVVQEVFLQIWNYRKKLDPDLSINAYMIAIIRSLVVKKKQKEARFFAFQQYQIPISHAMSSQAADEEMIFEEYHRISMEILEKLPPAQKQIFELRHLENKSVEEISEHLNLSPRTVENQVFRATKSFKENLGKLEIVSVTTSYIVVKELLDYLLHNC, encoded by the coding sequence TTGGAAAAAGCGGATCAACTTTCATTGCAGGCGCTCGTAAGAGAAATTTCCCAAGGGAATGAACATTCTTTTGAGAGGCTTTACCAGATTTTTTCGAAGAAAGTTTACCACACCTCCCGAAAGATGAAGCTTAATCATGAAGAGGCAGAAGAGGTGGTTCAGGAAGTGTTTTTGCAGATCTGGAACTATAGAAAAAAACTGGACCCTGATCTCTCTATTAACGCCTACATGATTGCAATAATCAGGTCCTTAGTGGTGAAAAAGAAGCAGAAAGAGGCTAGGTTTTTTGCCTTTCAGCAGTATCAAATCCCTATTAGCCATGCCATGAGCTCCCAGGCAGCAGATGAGGAGATGATTTTTGAGGAATATCACCGGATCTCCATGGAAATTCTGGAGAAACTGCCGCCTGCACAAAAACAGATTTTTGAGCTCAGACACCTGGAAAATAAATCTGTGGAAGAGATCTCGGAGCATTTGAACCTCTCACCCCGAACCGTAGAAAATCAGGTTTTCAGAGCAACTAAATCCTTTAAGGAAAACCTTGGTAAGCTTGAGATTGTATCCGTAACTACCTCTTATATAGTGGTTAAGGAGCTTCTTGACTACTTGTTACATAATTGTTAA